The Neosynechococcus sphagnicola sy1 genomic sequence CCGAATCTGAGTCTTCTCAAGAACACTCTGCTGAGTCAAGATCAATTAATCGTGATCAATTTATTCACCTCTACGATACCTATGGGCAGCAGATGTATAGTCTGGCATTGAGGATGCTAGAGAATGCTCAGGAAGCGGAGGATCTGATACAAGATGTTTTTCTGGGGCTGTGGAAGCAATTCAATTTTGATCCGCAGCGAGGTTCCCTGAAAACGTTTCTCTTGGTTTTGGTTCGCTCTCGTGCCTTAGATCGCATCCGCACCCGTAAGGTCTCCCAGAAGTTACTCCAGCAACAGAAATGGGAGACAAATTTTTTATCTGACTTATCGATCGGGGCACTACAGAACGAAGAAACCATTCAGCAGGTCAGGGCTGCGATCGCTCAATTGCCAGAACAACAACGACATGCCATTGAATTGGCCTATTTTAAAGGTCTCAGTCAGTCTGAAATTTCTGAGCGATTAGGAATGCCTCTGGGAACGGTCAAGAGTTGGTTCCGTTTAGGGTTTCGCAAATTACGGACTGAATTAGGTAACAACAAATACTAGTGTACGTAGATATCTTGGAGGGGCTGACGTTGATTTTGAAAGTGATCTAAATCATTCTTGGCAACGTATTTACTATAGGATGAGAGGGAAAATCTCTCATCCTATAGTTTCTCATCCTATAGTTAAAGTATCTGCGGAGTCGCTGACCTGCACACCATGAGCATAGATCGCTACAGCCCAGAGGAACGCGAACACATTGAAGAACTG encodes the following:
- a CDS encoding sigma-70 family RNA polymerase sigma factor, with protein sequence MPESESSQEHSAESRSINRDQFIHLYDTYGQQMYSLALRMLENAQEAEDLIQDVFLGLWKQFNFDPQRGSLKTFLLVLVRSRALDRIRTRKVSQKLLQQQKWETNFLSDLSIGALQNEETIQQVRAAIAQLPEQQRHAIELAYFKGLSQSEISERLGMPLGTVKSWFRLGFRKLRTELGNNKY